A genomic window from Brassica oleracea var. oleracea cultivar TO1000 chromosome C8, BOL, whole genome shotgun sequence includes:
- the LOC106307285 gene encoding probable myosin-binding protein 5 — MSNRSFKNFIEDELGTFPHFLIYAILEWIIIILLFLDGLLAFSSNQFSKLFDLKTPCLLCTRLDHVLVPTNPDFYYNDSICDSHKKNVSSLAYCHVHKKLSEIKRMCEGCLLSFATEKETDVDTYKSLIGILHKDLELLIDDEHQKAFPVTGSKLDLRANNRLQEQQQQRCSCCGELLKIKTEKQPNSNGNRSFFAAPSPSPRVSFNQRTMDFSNLPEEEEAANNKDTLDRTPSFVRGGNNRFFSDSAQNSPRWSVRSMKKTLIDQTGPDAEVLDGDSILHHLNRQVRLDRKSLMDLYMELDEERSASAVAANNAMAMITRLQAEKAAVQMEALQYQRMMDEQAEYDQEAVQSLSGLLVKREEDMKELEAEVEAYRLRYGLLIEEEEQLQQEDSKGGEQHQDGEGGGEAEEFLDEENNETKPDCSSNHEEDLVQMKDSEEETKENNGGMIIEEEKEKGSGKDMLVKEISEITERLHEIESKGELLQHISDVLDVSEGEAILLQISQNLNMLRSFIEMPSES, encoded by the exons ATGTCAAACCGTTCCTTCAAGAACTTCATAGAAGACGAGCTCGGAACATTCCCACACTTCTTAATCTACGCCATCCTCGAATGGATCATCATCATCCTCCTCTTCCTAGACGGCCTCCTCGCCTTCTCCTCAAACCAATTCTCCAAACTCTTCGACCTCAAAACCCCTTGCCTCCTCTGCACAAGACTCGACCATGTCCTCGTCCCAACGAACCCCGACTTCTACTACAACGACTCCATCTGCGACTCTCACAAGAAGAACGTCTCTTCCTTAGCTTACTGCCACGTCCACAAGAAACTCTCCGAGATCAAAAGAATGTGCGAAGGTTGCCTCCTCTCTTTCGCCACCGAGAAAGAAACTGATGTTGACACCTACAAGTCTCTTATCGGTATCTTGCATAAGGATCTCGAGCTTCTTATCGACGATGAGCATCAGAAGGCGTTTCCGGTCACAGGCTCGAAGCTTGATCTCAGAGCTAACAACAGGCTTCAAGAGCAGCAGCAGCAGCGTTGTTCTTGTTGTGGAGAGTTGTTGAAGATAAAAACCGAAAAACAACCGAATAGTAATGGGAACAGATCTTTCTTTGCTGCTCCGAGTCCATCTCCTAGAGTCTCATTCAACCAAAGAACTATGGATTTTTCCAACTTGCCTGAGGAAGAAGAAGCAGCTAACAACAAAGACACACTTGATCGAACGCCGAGTTTCGTAAGAGGAGGGAACAACAGATTCTTTTCTGATTCGGCTCAGAACAGTCCGCGTTGGTCTGTAAGGTCCATGAAGAAGACTTTGATTGATCAGACCGGTCCGGACGCCGAAGTGTTGGACGGTGATTCGATACTTCATCATTTGAACAGGCAGGTTAGGCTGGACCGGAAGTCGCTGATGGATTTGTACATGGAGCTGGATGAAGAGAGGAGTGCTTCGGCTGTTGCGGCGAACAACGCGATGGCTATGATCACGAGGCTTCAGGCGGAGAAAGCTGCGGTTCAGATGGAGGCGTTGCAGTATCAGAGGATGATGGATGAGCAGGCGGAGTATGATCAGGAGGCTGTGCAGTCTTTGAGTGGTTTGTTGGTTAAGAGAGAGGAGGATATGAAAGAGCTTGAAGCTGAAGTTGAGGCTTATAGGTTGAGATATGGGTTGTTGATAGAAGAAGAGGAACAACTACAACAAGAAGACAGCAAAGGAGGAGAACAACATCAAGACGGCGAAGGAGGAGGAGAAGCAGAAGAGTTTCTTGATGAAGAAAACAATGAAACTAAACCGGATTGTTCATCAAATCATGAAGAAGATTTGGTGCAAATGAAAGATTCAGAAGAGGAGACTAAAGAAAACAATGGTGGGATGATCATAGAGGAAGAGAAAG AGAAGGGAAGCGGAAAAGATATGTTAGTGAAGGAGATCTCAGAGATAACAGAGAGACTACATGAGATTGAATCAAAAGGTGAATTGTTGCAGCATATTTCAGACGTGTTAGATGTTAGTGAAGGAGAAGCAATTCTGTTACAGATATCTCAGAATCTCAATATGCTTCGTAGTTTCATCGAAATGCCATCAGAATCATGA
- the LOC106310880 gene encoding germin-like protein subfamily T member 2: MLCFIILKAMTSLPISFLLTLCLLVIPSLSSDSDPLQDFCVGDLKAPPSLNGFPCKSSVSASDFFFSGLGIPLNTSNRNGVAVAPANVLTFPGLNTLGLSMNNVEFAPGGVNPPHSHPRATEAGVVIEGSVFVGFLTTNNTLFSKVIHAGEMFVVPRGLVHFQWNVGKGKARLITSFNSQLPGSAVLPSTLFGSMPEIPNAVLTKTFRTDDATVNNLKSKFAV; encoded by the coding sequence ATGCTCTGTTTCATCATTCTGAAAGCCATGACTTCTCTCCCCATCTCCTTCCTTCTAACTCTCTGCCTACTCGTAATCCCATCTCTCTCATCCGACTCTGACCCTTTACAAGACTTCTGCGTCGGCGATCTCAAAGCTCCTCCTTCCCTCAATGGCTTCCCATGCAAGTCATCAGTCTCCGCTTCTGACTTCTTCTTCTCCGGCTTAGGCATTCCTCTAAACACCTCAAACCGTAACGGCGTAGCCGTGGCCCCCGCCAACGTCCTAACCTTTCCTGGCCTAAACACTTTAGGACTCTCTATGAACAACGTCGAGTTCGCACCAGGCGGTGTGAACCCTCCTCACTCGCACCCTCGTGCAACAGAAGCAGGGGTTGTGATCGAAGGCTCTGTTTTCGTCGGGTTCTTGACTACGAACAACACTTTGTTCTCGAAGGTTATACATGCCGGAGAGATGTTTGTTGTCCCTAGAGGGTTGGTTCATTTTCAATGGAACGTTGGTAAAGGGAAAGCACGTTTGATAACTTCTTTTAACAGCCAGCTTCCAGGATCGGCTGTTCTGCCTAGTACTCTGTTTGGTTCTATGCCTGAGATTCCAAACGCTGTTTTGACCAAAACGTTTAGGACTGATGATGCAACTGTGAACAATCTCAAGTCCAAGTTTGCTGTTTGA